The Pseudooceanicola aestuarii genomic sequence AACCGTGGATGACCTGCGCGCGATCCCGGCCCGTCTGGCTGACACGCCGCAGCTGGTGAACCTGGTGGTGGGTGGCAAGACGCCGATCCTGTCGGTGGACGATTTCACTGATATGGGCTTTGCGCTGGTGCTCTACGCGAATGTGGCGCTGCAATCGGCGCTGTTCGGGATGCAGACCGCGCTGACCCAGCTGAAGGACCAGGGCCGCATGGACGAGAGCGGCCCGCTGGCCGGCTTCATGGAACGTCAGCGCGTGGTGCGCAAGGATCTGTTCGACGATCTGGACAACCGCTACGCCTATTGACCCGCCGGTCGGGCGCAAGGAGGCGGCGGGCCCCGTCGCCTGCCCGGCCCCTGCGGCATTCGGCCCGCCCCGGCGAGGCCGCGCCGCGCTTGGCCAACTGCCGGGGCCGGGGCTAGGATCGCCGCGAACCACCATGCGGAGGCGCGGCCATGCTGATCCGGGTCGGAGAGGATCGAACGGAGGTCATCGACCTGGCCCTGGCGGGGCTCTTGTCCTCGGTCGCCGGGGCGCTGAACGCGGTCGGCTTTCTGGTCGCGGGATCCTTCACCGCCAACATGACCGGCAACCTGTCGTCCTTTGCCGACGAGTTCGCGGGCGGCGAGGTTCTGCGCGCGCTATCCTTTGCCGGGCTGATCCTGGCCTTTGTCACCGGTGCCTGGGTCGCGGCCATGGCCATCGGCTGGGGGGTGCGGCGTGGCCAGCGGTCGGTCTATGCCACCGTCATCGCGGGGCAGGGGGCGCTTCTGCTGGCCCTCGGGCTGGTGGTTCCGGTCGCGCAGGCCGACAGGCACATGGCGCTGGTGGTGGGGTTGAGCTTCATCATGGGGTTGCAGAATGCCGTGACCACGCTGATCTCGCAGGCGCGGGTGCGCACCACCCATGTCTCGGGGATGGCGACGGACATCGGGATCGAGCTGGCCGCCCTGACCGGCGACGCCGGAACCCGGCGCGCCACGCTGCCGCGGCTGCGCCTGCACGGGATCACCCTGTCGTGCTTTGCCCTCGGCGGGATCGCGGGGGCACTGGTCTTCGCATTGCTGGGGCGTTGGCTGTTCGTGGCCACCGGTGCCCTGCTGCTGATGCTGGCCCTGCCCGAGGCCCTGCGCGCGCGCCGCGGTTTCTGACGCCCGAACCACCTGAAAACCGCGCCTGCCGAAGGTGACGGCCCACTGCCGCGACTGGATTGTGGCGGCTCCTCCCTTGCGTTTAGTCCAGATTTGTGGATTCACTAGTCCAGTATATTGGACTTTTGCGGGGAAGCATGCGGGTACGCCAAGCGGATAATGTACTATCGGTGCTGGAATTCTTTGCCGAACGGCGTAGCCCGGCCAGTGTCGCGGACCTGGCGGCGCATTTCGGCTGGCCACGCTCTTCGACTTTCAACCTGGTGTCGACGCTGATCGACCGGGGCTATCTGTACGAACCGCGGGCGCGCGGCGCCTATTACCCGACGGCCCGCTGGCAGGCCATGTCCGCCGCCATAGCCGAGGCCGACCCCCTTCCCGAACCCCTGATCCGATTGCTGGACCATCTGGCGGAGACCCTCGGCGAAACCGTCTGGATCGCGGTGGTCGGCGGGCTGGACGTCGTCATGCTGGAAGTTCGCGAAAGCCCGCAGCTGATCCGCTATGCAGCACGGCCGGGGATGCGCCTGCCGATCCATGTCACCGGGTCGGGGCAGGCCCTGATCTCCCTGATGCCGGCGGGAGAGCAGGACGCCCTGCTGCGCCGGATCCGCTATGACCGCTACAATCGCAACACGCCGATGGATGCCGCCACGGTGCGCGACCAGATCGCGCAGGCCCAGGCACGCGGCTGGTTCATGTCGGCCTCGGCCTATTCGTCGGACCTGGGCGGAGTGGCGCTGCCGTTCACGATCGCGGGCCGCAACTTTGCCGTCACCGCCGCCGGCCCGGAGGCGCGGGTGCTGCCCCGCATGGCGGAGATCGCGGGCATCCTGCGCCAACAGATCACGGAACATTGCGGAGACGACGCCATCCAAGGCGTCTGACCCCGCGACGAAGGGGCCCCGCGCCCGGAGGAGGACACATGCCGTCGATACATCGCAACATCCCGGACAGCGCCGGGCTGAATGCCTTTCGCGCCGATCCCGCGCTGCGGGCGTTGCTGAAGCTCTACCTGGACCCCGAAACGCTGGCCGCCCTGCTGCCCCGGCTGGAAGAGATGGGCGCCCGCCTGGGCGGTGAACTGGAGGAGCTGGCCCTGACCGCCGACCGCAACCCGCCGGTGCTGCACATCCGCAACCGCATCGGCGCGCCGCAGGAGCGGATAGAGAAACATCCCGCCTATCAACGTCTTGAAGAGATCGCCTATGGCGAATTCGGGCTGGCGGCGATGTCGCATCGCCGCGGCGTCTTCGGTCAGCCGGAGGCGTTGCCGCCGCTGGCGAAATACGCGCTGGTTTACTTGTTCGTGCAGGCGGAATTCGGGCTGTGCTGCCCGCTGTCGATGACAGATTCGCTGACCCGGACCCTGGTGAAATTCGGTGATCCCGACCTTGTGGCCGAATATTTCGACCAGCTGACCAGCCAGAACATGGACCTGGCCTTCCAGGGCGCGATGTTCATGACCGAGCAGCCCGCCGGATCCGACGTCGGCGCGATCGAGACCACTGCCCGCCAGGATGCGGACGGAACCTGGCGGCTGTACGGGGACAAGTGGTTCTGCTCCAACCCTGATGCGGATCTGGCGATGGTGCTGGCCCGGCCCGAGGGGGCGGACCAGGGCACCGGGGCGCTGTCGCTGTTCCTGTTGCCCCGTCACCTGCCCGAGGGCAGCCGCAACGCCTATCGGATCCTGCGACTGAAGGACAAGCTGGGCACCCGGTCCATGGCCTCGGGGGAAATCATGCTGGAGGGGGCGCAGGCGCATCTGGTCGGCGATCCCGGCCAGGGGTTCAAGCAGATGACCGACATGATCAACATGTCGCGGCTGGCCAATGGCGTACGCTCTGCCGGGATGATGCGCCGCGCGGTGGCGGAGGCGTTGTTCATCGCGCGCAACCGCAATGCCTTTGGGCGGCGCCTGGCGGAACTGCCGCTGATGCGGCGCCAGCTGGAAAAGATGCTGGTCACGGCCGAGCAGGGCCGGTCGATGGTCTTCCACACCGCGCGCGTGCTGCAACGGGCCGATGGCGGCGATGCGGAAGCGGCGCGCGTGTTGCGCATCCTGACGCCGCTGATCAAGTTCCGCACCTGCCGCGATGCCCGCAAGGTCGCCGGCGACGCGATGGAGGTGCGTGGCGGCTGCGGCTATATCGAGGAATTCTCGGACGCACGGATCCTGCGCGACAGTCACCTTGGCTCCATCTGGGAGGGGACAAGCAATATCGTCGCCCTGGACGTCGCACGCGCCACCCGCCGCGAAGGCGCGTTGGACGCCCTGCGCGGCCATCTGGACACCCTGATCGCCGAGACGGGCAGCACCCTGCCCAAGGGGTTGGAGGACGCGATGGTCCGTGCCTTCGAACTGATGGCCGATGTGGCGGCGGACAAGTCGCGGGAGGCCGAGGTGCGGCAGGCCGCCAGCGCGGTCTACAATGCCACCTCGGCGGTCATCCTGGCCTGGGAGGGCGCGCGGATCGACCAGGATGGCGGCGCCACGGCGGCCGGGATCGGATCGGACCGGACGCGGCTGGCGGCGCTGGTCCTGCGGCACAAGCTGGTGCCGCGGGATCCGCTGGCGAAGGGCGAACTGGCCCCGGAAGACGGTTTGCTGGACCGGGCGCTGGCGGATGCGACGCCCCTGCGGGAGGCGGCGGAATGATTCCCGCCGGAGCATGGGAAAGAGCCGAAGGTCTTCGACCTGAGCCACGTTCCGAGCGGCGCTTTCGCGGGCCATGTGGCGGGGGATCACGGAGCGGAGATCATCGAAGTGGCCCCCCGCAGGCGACGAGACCGGCGGCTGGAAACCGCCGTTCCAAGACGGCACCGCCGCCTATTTCGAAGGGCTGCACCGTATCAGCTGCGCGATCGCGCCGGACCTTGTCCAGTCGGCGGGCCGGGAGGGTCCGCTACGCCTTCTGAAGGGTGCCGACATCCTGATCGAGAACCTAAAGGTCGGCACGCCGCAGAAATGGGGACTGAGTGACAATGACGGGTCAGCCCGGCCGGTGCCGGTTCAGGCGCGATCCCGCGAGAGAGCGCCCGGCGCTGCCAGGGGTGGCTGACCCTCGGTCCCTGCCGGGTTGGCGCACGCGTGGAGGCAGAACGCCGGCGGCAGCGACCCGAAGGCGAGGGGCCAGCCGGAAGGGACCAGAGGCAGGAAGTCCGCGGCAAGGGGCCCGCGCCTGGCCCGCCCCGGCCGGGAGGCGGCATGGCGCGCCCCGGCGGCATGGACCGACGCGCGCCGTCGATCAGGCGCGGCCGGTGAATTCCTTGACCATGCGGCGGGCGATGATGACCTGCTGAATCTGGCTGGTACCCTCGTAAATGCGCAGCAGGCGACTGTCACGGAACAGCCGTTCGATAGGGTATTCGGCCATGTAGCCGGCCCCGCCGTGGATCTGCAATGCGCGGTCCGCCACCCGGAACGCCATTTCCGAGGCAAAAAGCTTGGACGACGAGGCCATCAGGATCGCCTGGCCGTCGCGGTCGTAGGTCGCGGCCGTGGCGCGGACCAGGTGGCGGGCGGCCAGCAGCTCTGCCTGGCTTTCGGCCAGCATTCCCTGCACGAACTGGTGTTCGGCGATGGCCACGCCGAATTGCCTGCGCTCCAACGCGTAGGCGGTGGCCACGTCCAGCATCCGCTGCGCCGTCCCGATCGCGATCGAGGCGACATGCACCCGCCCCCGGTCCAGCACCTTCATCGCGGTGCGAAAGCCGCGATTCTCGTTGCCCGGCCCGCCGATGATCGCGGATTCGGGCAGGCGCACGTCGTCAAAGATCACGTCCGATGTCTTGGTCCCGCGCTGACCCAGCTTCCGGTCGGGTTTGGCCACGGTGATGCCGGGCGTGTCCGCCGGCAGCAGGAAGGCCGAGACACCGTCGCCGCCATCGCGCGCCGGATCGGTGCGGGCAAAGACGGTGAAGACCCCGGCGCGCACCGCGTTGGTGATGTAGCGCTTGGTCCCGTTGAGGATGAAATCACCGCCGTCGCGCCGGGCGGCCGTCTTCAGATGCGCGGCGTCCGAGCCGATATCCGGTTCGGTCAGGGCAAAGCTGGCGATCATTTCCCCGGTGGCGAGGCGCGGCAGGTAAGTGGCCTTCTGCGCTTCGGTCCCGTCCATGACGATCCCCTGTGAGCCGATGCCGACATTGGTCCCGATCAACGAGCGGAAGGAGACGGAGGCATAGCACAGCGCCTCCACCAGCCGCGATTCCTGCAAGGTGGACAGGCCCAGCCCGCCATGCGCCTCGGGGATGGACAGGCCAAAAAGGCCCATCTCGCCCATCTCGCGCACGATATCCTCGGGGATGTCGTCCTCTTCCTCCACGCGGGGTTCGGCGGGGATCAGGCGTTCGCGCACGAAACGCTCCACCGTGGTCAGGAGCTGTTCGAAGGTGTCATCGTCAACCATGTCGGTCCTTTCAGGCAATCGTCGGACGGCGCAGGCGGTGCAGGGCGAACAGCCCCACGGCCACCGCCACGCCGATCAGGTCGGTCACGGGTTCGGGGTAAAGCGACAGCAGCGCGGCGACGATCACCACGCCGCGTTCCGCCATGTTGATCCGGCCGGAGAAATAGAGCCACCCGGACAGCCCCGCCGACAGCAGCACGACAGAGAACATCGCGGTGATCACCGCCTGCGCGACATGCAGAGGGTCGCCTTGACCGATCAGCGCCGGTTCCAGAACGAAGAACACCGGAAGCACGAACAGGATCAGCCCCAGCCGCATCGCGGTGAACCCCGTCTTCATCGCGTCCGCCTTGCCGACGGAGGCGGCGGTGATCGCGGCCAGTGCGACGGGCGGCGTGATATACGACAGCATCCCCCAGTAAAGAATGTAGAGATGGCTGGCCATCGGGTTCAGCCCGGCCTGCACCAGCGCCGGCGCCAGGATGATCGCCAGGAAGACGTAGCAGGCCGACACCGTCATCCCCATGCCCAGCACAAAGGAGGTCATCGCCCCGTACAGCAGCAGCAGGTAGACATTGCCGTTGGCATATTGCACCAATTCCCGCGCGAAGGCCGATCCGACACCGGTGATCGACAGCGCACCGACCACCAGCCCGACACCGGCAAGGATGCCGATCAACTGGGCCAGGGCGGCGCCGCTTTCCTCGATGATACGGGCGAAGGCCAGGACACGGGGCCGGAAATGCGGGTCCAGCAGGGCGCCGACGACCATGACGCCGGTGGCATACCAGGGCGCATAGCTCTCCAGGCGCAGCACCAGCAGCACATAGATCAGCACCGCCAGGGACAGCACGAAGATCCAGCTTTGCCGCAGGACGGAGCGGCCGGAGGGGATGTCGGCCTCTTCCGCGCCTTGCAGGTCGTGGCTGGCGGCATAGCAATCGGCCTGCAACAGCAGCGCCGCATAGAACAGGATGGACGGGATCACGGCGGCAGCGATGACCTCGCCATAGGGGACGGCCAGGAAGGTCGCCATCAGGAATGCCGCCGCGCCCATGATCGGCGGCATCAGCGTCCCCCCGGTGGAGGCGCAGGCCTCAACGGCGGAAGAATAATGCGGGGAATAGCCGGCCTTCTTCATCGAGGGGATGGTGAAGGTGCCGGTGGTGATGATGTTCGACACCACAGACCCAGACAGCGACCCGAAGAGCGAGGACGCCACGATGGCCACCTTCGCCGGGCCGCCCCGCGTGCGACCCAGCAGCTTCAGCGCCAGCGCCATGAAGAATTCACCGCCGCCCAGCATCGCCAGCACGACGCCGAAGATGATGTAGCCGATCAGCAGGTCGGCCACGACGCGGAACGGGATGCCGATGATGGATTCTGTGCCCAGCGCATGGGCGGCGACCAGCCCGGACCACGAAAACTGGTTCCCCCACAGCACGCCGGGCATGGAATCGGCGACCATCGGATACAGCCCGAAAACAGCGCAGACCACCGCCAGCAGCAGCCCGGCGCAGCGGCGCACGCCCTCGATCGCCAGGAAGAACAGGATGGAGGCGCCGATGGTCGGCCACAGCGGCGCGCTGAACGACCAGCCCGCCGTCATGATACGCCGCGCCTGGAAAGCGAAATAGGTACATACGATCAGCGCCAGCACCGCCATCACCCAATCGAGGCCCCACAGCCAGCCGGGTCTGCCGCGGCGGTCGGCCGGGAAGCGCAGGAACACCACCGCCAGGAAGACGCCCAGCAGCGCGTAGTAGAAGGCGGAGGTGATGGGCCGCATCCCCGGCGCGATCAGTGGCAGGGTCTGCAACATCGTCATGGCGATGCCGATCACGGACAGGGCGATCACCACGACACGGGTCAGGCGCATCATGAAGGGCTGCGGGGAATGCGGGTCTTGCAGGGTCATGGCGGGCAATGTCCTTGAAAGGCGGGGCGCCCACAGGGTGGCGCGTCGATGCGGGCAGGGGCCGGTCCGACGGCGCAGATCACGGCGGATGCCTGTTGCGGCGGCTGCCGCGACGGGCTGGCGGATCTGGCCGGGACGGCGGGGGCCGTGCGAGGGGGGGGCCGCCCCACGGGATGCGGGGCGGCCAGGCTGTCAGCCGCGGTTCACAGCGAGGCCGTCGCGCCGGCCCGAACCTTGTCCCAGGCGGCGGCGAATTCGGCTTCGTCCAGGCCCTTGTTCTCGGCGACGAAATCCGGCCAGGCGGCGGTCAGGGCTTCGATTTCGGCCACCGAACGGTCGTTCCAGCCCTGCTGCTCTTCGCTCCACTGGCCGATTTCCTGAAGGTAACGGATCGCGCCTTCGTGCAGGGGGGCGTCCATCGGCGTGGTGCCGGACATCTTGATGCCCCAGCGTTCCATGATCGGGGCCGCGTCCTTGAAATCGGGGTAGCTTTGGTCCAGCGCCTTGAGGAAACCGTAGGTCATCTCCGGGTCGGCGTCGTGCATCACCGTGACCATCGGGTACTTGTAGGCCACGACATCGACCGGATCCTTGCCGGTGATGCCGACCCCGATGGTTTCGCGGAAGGGGGAGAAGATCGGCGCGATCTTGTTCATGTTCTCCCAGGCCTGCGTATCGTCAGGGTCGAACGGCAGCCAGCGGATGCCGCGCGGGCTGGCCTCCAGCTCTGTCAGCGCGGCCGAGGTCAGCGCCGATCCGGCCGCATCCGCCTGCCCCTGGGTGAGAGAGCGCAGCGTATCCCCGTAGGACGGGAATTCGATCACCTCCACGTCGTCGCGGGTCAGCCCCTTGGAGGCCAGCATGGTATCGACCTTCACCGCGACAGAGGGGTTCGCCGCCGCATAGGCAAAGCGCTTGCCGCGCAGGTCCTCCAGCGTTTCGATGCCGCTTTCCTGTGTTACCACGATACCGAAGCTGGCCGGTCGGCCACAGATCGTCCGCATGTTCTGCGGGCCCCAGTCGGGGGTGGCGAAATCGTAGATCCCGCGGGTGGCAAAGAACAGTTCATTGGCCAGCCAGGCGGTGTTGGCCTTGCCCTGCTTCAGCGGGATGATCCGCCCCACGCCGGAGCCGGAGGGCAGCAGCCGCACGCGGGTGCCGTAGTTCTTGATCATCGCGTCGGCGATGGCCGTTGCCTCGACATAGCCGGTGGAGCCGACGTCATAGGTGCTCCAGATCATGGTGTCGGGCAGTCCGGCGGGCGTGTCCTTGGCGCGCAGGATCGCCGGGGCCATGGGGGTGGCCGCAGCGGCCCCCAAAAGCGCCATCGTCTGACGTCTGTTCACATGTGTCATCTTCTTTCTCCTCCCTGAAAAATGGCCGTATGGTCGGGGCCTCCTCCCCTAACGGCCGGTGAAATCCGGCGGGCGCCTGTCAAGAAAGGCGCGCCGCGCCTCGTCGTGATCGGCGGTGGCGAACAATGCGCCCTGCGCCTGTCGTTCCTCGGCCAGGATGGCCTCAAGACTGCCGTGCTGGCGGGCCAGGATGGCCCTCAGGTGGCCGCCGGGCAGGGGGGCGGCCGGCACCAAGGCCGCGACCTCCGCCAATGCGGCGGGCAGCGGATCGTCGCCCTCTGCCAGGATATCGGCCAGGCCGATTTCCACCGCCCGGGCGCCGCGGATTTCGTGCCCATGCTGCAACATCCGCAAAGCGCGTGCGGGGCCGATCCGGCGGGGCAGGGACCACATCGCGCCCATGTCCGGCACCAGCCCGACCCGCCCGAAGCTGGCGCAGAACCGCGCCCCGGCCGTGGCGACCACGCTGTCGCAGCACAACGCCAGCGACATGCCGCCGCCATAGGCCACGCCCTCGACCGCCGCGACCACCGGCAGCGGGCCCATGGCGATCAGCCGGACCAGGTCATGTACCACCTCAAGCCGTTGCAGCGCGATGTCCACCGGCTGGCCCATCGCCTTGATGTCGCCGCCGGCGCAGAAACACCCGCCGGATCCCGTCAGAACCATGCCGCGCAGCGTGGTGTCGGCATGGGCGGCGCGCAGGGCAGCACAGAGATCGCCACGCATCTCGTCGCTCAGCGCGTTGCGGCGGTCGGGCTGCATCATGCGCAGGATCAGCGTGTCGCCCTGCCGTTCCCGCGACAGGCAGCCGCCGGGCGGTGGGTCATCGACAGACCGGCCACCGCGCGACAGGGGATCAGGGGCCGGTACTCCGGTCATGCCGCCGCGCCCCTGCGGGGCGATTCGGTCGGGTGTGTCGCGATGGGCATGTCGGAACTTCTCCCAATAACAGCAGCTTACCGTGCCTCTCCCGAGTGGGGTCGTGATGTGGAGGGGCTTGCGTCGTGAGGATCATTCTGTATAACGAATGCCACTCGGACAAGAGAAAAAGCCATGAAACCCTCGGACCCCCAGAAATACGTCGGCGCGGTGGAGAACGCGGTAAAGATCCTGCGACAGCTGGCACAAACCGGAGCGCCGGAGGGCGTGGCGAGTATCGCGCGGGAGACCGGTCTGAACGTGTCCACTACCTACAACATCCTGAAGACATTGACGAAAGAGGGGCTAAGCACCTTCGACGAACGTTCCAAATCCTATGCCATCGGGATGGGTGTGCTGGAATTGTCGGCGCCGATGCTGGGGCGCAATCCCGGAGATATGATTCGCCCGGTGATGGAGCGGATCTCGCGCGAACACTCGGTTCTGGTGGCACTGTGGACGGTCACCCCGCAGGGGCGCATCGTGCTGTCGGACCGGATCGCGCCCGCCGACGTGGTCCGCGCCGACATGCAGCCGGGATCGCGCCTGCCGGATCTGGTGGGCGCCGTGGGCCGTTGCGTCGCTGCTGCGCGTGGGCTGGATCGGGAGGCGCTGCGCGATGCCTATGCCGGGCTGCGCTGGCAACGGGCGCCGGGGTTCGACGCCTATTGGCAGGAGGTGCAGCAGGCGCGGATCGATGGCTATGCCTTTGACTTCGGACAATTGTTCCGGGGGCTCAGCATCGCGGCGGTTGCTATTCGCGACATCGCGGGTACGCCACGGTTGGGCCTGTCGACCATCAGTATCGCCGACCAGATCGACGACCAGGCCATGCGGGAGGCCGCCAAGGATCTGAAGGCGGCGGGAGAATTCATCGAATTGAACGTATTCGGCCGGCGCGGCGACTGACGCGGCCAGGGGGGACACATGACAGACCAAAGCGCAGCCTCGCTTGGGGCATTTTTCGCGCCGCGTTCCATCGCGGTGATCGGGGCTTCGGACAACCCGACCCGCATCGGCGGCCGGCCGGTGGATTATTGCAAGGCCGCGGGTTTTGCCGGGCCGATCTACCCGGTGAACCCCACCCGCGAGACGGTACAGGGTCTGCCCGCCTGGCCCGATATCGGGGCCGTTCCGGGCGCGGTCGACCTGGCCGTACTGGCCGTGCCCGCCGCCCGCGCGGCGGAAACCCTGGAGGCTTGCGGCCGCAAGGGGGTGAAGGCGGCAGTGGTCTTCTCTGCCGGGTTCTCCGAAGTGGGCGCGGAGGGTGAGGCGGCGCAGATGCGGCTGCTGGCCGTGGCGCGACGGCACGGAATCCGCATCCTGGGACCCAATTGCCTGGGCTGCTATTCCGGCGCGACGGGCGCTTGCGCGACCTTCACCAGCGGACTGGAGGGCGGGATGCCGCAAGTTGGTGGCATCGGCTTGATCACCCAGTCGGGCGCCTATGGCACCCATCTGCTGGCGATGGCCAAGGCCCGGCGCCTGGGGGTGGCCGGGTGGGTCTCTACCGGGAACGAAGCGGATGTCTCTGTTGCGGAATGCCTGGAATACATGGTCGATCAGCCCGAGATCACGGCGATCGGCATGTACATGGAGGGGGTGAACGACGCCCCTCGCCTGATCCGCGCCCTCTCCCGTGCACGGGCCCTGCGCAAACCCGTCACCATCATCAAGGTCGGGGCCTCCGAGGTCGGGGCGGTGGCGGTGCAATCGCATACGGCCTCGCTTGCCGGGTCGGATGCCAGCTTCCAGGCGGTGATCGAACAATACGGCGCCGTCCGGGCCGCCACCACCGAAGAGATGTTCGATACGCTTTACGCCGCCTCCGTCGCGCCGCTGCCCACGGGTCGCAAATTGGGGATCCTGACCGTTTCCGGCGGGGCAGGGGTTCTGATGGCCGACGCGGCAGAACTGCGCGGGATGGACGTGCCGCCGATGCCCGATGCCTCGGTCGCCAAGCTGCTGGAGCGCAACCCCTTTGCCTCGCCACGCAACCCGGTGGACATCACAGCCCACGCGTTGAACGATTTCGACCTGATCCCGGAATACCTGGCAGAGATGATGCAGGCCGGCGGCTATGATGCCT encodes the following:
- a CDS encoding acyl-CoA dehydrogenase family protein — protein: MVDDDTFEQLLTTVERFVRERLIPAEPRVEEEDDIPEDIVREMGEMGLFGLSIPEAHGGLGLSTLQESRLVEALCYASVSFRSLIGTNVGIGSQGIVMDGTEAQKATYLPRLATGEMIASFALTEPDIGSDAAHLKTAARRDGGDFILNGTKRYITNAVRAGVFTVFARTDPARDGGDGVSAFLLPADTPGITVAKPDRKLGQRGTKTSDVIFDDVRLPESAIIGGPGNENRGFRTAMKVLDRGRVHVASIAIGTAQRMLDVATAYALERRQFGVAIAEHQFVQGMLAESQAELLAARHLVRATAATYDRDGQAILMASSSKLFASEMAFRVADRALQIHGGAGYMAEYPIERLFRDSRLLRIYEGTSQIQQVIIARRMVKEFTGRA
- a CDS encoding TRAP transporter permease, which produces MTLQDPHSPQPFMMRLTRVVVIALSVIGIAMTMLQTLPLIAPGMRPITSAFYYALLGVFLAVVFLRFPADRRGRPGWLWGLDWVMAVLALIVCTYFAFQARRIMTAGWSFSAPLWPTIGASILFFLAIEGVRRCAGLLLAVVCAVFGLYPMVADSMPGVLWGNQFSWSGLVAAHALGTESIIGIPFRVVADLLIGYIIFGVVLAMLGGGEFFMALALKLLGRTRGGPAKVAIVASSLFGSLSGSVVSNIITTGTFTIPSMKKAGYSPHYSSAVEACASTGGTLMPPIMGAAAFLMATFLAVPYGEVIAAAVIPSILFYAALLLQADCYAASHDLQGAEEADIPSGRSVLRQSWIFVLSLAVLIYVLLVLRLESYAPWYATGVMVVGALLDPHFRPRVLAFARIIEESGAALAQLIGILAGVGLVVGALSITGVGSAFARELVQYANGNVYLLLLYGAMTSFVLGMGMTVSACYVFLAIILAPALVQAGLNPMASHLYILYWGMLSYITPPVALAAITAASVGKADAMKTGFTAMRLGLILFVLPVFFVLEPALIGQGDPLHVAQAVITAMFSVVLLSAGLSGWLYFSGRINMAERGVVIVAALLSLYPEPVTDLIGVAVAVGLFALHRLRRPTIA
- a CDS encoding enoyl-CoA hydratase/isomerase family protein, coding for MTGVPAPDPLSRGGRSVDDPPPGGCLSRERQGDTLILRMMQPDRRNALSDEMRGDLCAALRAAHADTTLRGMVLTGSGGCFCAGGDIKAMGQPVDIALQRLEVVHDLVRLIAMGPLPVVAAVEGVAYGGGMSLALCCDSVVATAGARFCASFGRVGLVPDMGAMWSLPRRIGPARALRMLQHGHEIRGARAVEIGLADILAEGDDPLPAALAEVAALVPAAPLPGGHLRAILARQHGSLEAILAEERQAQGALFATADHDEARRAFLDRRPPDFTGR
- a CDS encoding IclR family transcriptional regulator, with protein sequence MRVRQADNVLSVLEFFAERRSPASVADLAAHFGWPRSSTFNLVSTLIDRGYLYEPRARGAYYPTARWQAMSAAIAEADPLPEPLIRLLDHLAETLGETVWIAVVGGLDVVMLEVRESPQLIRYAARPGMRLPIHVTGSGQALISLMPAGEQDALLRRIRYDRYNRNTPMDAATVRDQIAQAQARGWFMSASAYSSDLGGVALPFTIAGRNFAVTAAGPEARVLPRMAEIAGILRQQITEHCGDDAIQGV
- a CDS encoding CoA transferase; translation: MWRGITERRSSKWPPAGDETGGWKPPFQDGTAAYFEGLHRISCAIAPDLVQSAGREGPLRLLKGADILIENLKVGTPQKWGLSDNDGSARPVPVQARSRERAPGAARGG
- a CDS encoding IclR family transcriptional regulator, which produces MKPSDPQKYVGAVENAVKILRQLAQTGAPEGVASIARETGLNVSTTYNILKTLTKEGLSTFDERSKSYAIGMGVLELSAPMLGRNPGDMIRPVMERISREHSVLVALWTVTPQGRIVLSDRIAPADVVRADMQPGSRLPDLVGAVGRCVAAARGLDREALRDAYAGLRWQRAPGFDAYWQEVQQARIDGYAFDFGQLFRGLSIAAVAIRDIAGTPRLGLSTISIADQIDDQAMREAAKDLKAAGEFIELNVFGRRGD
- a CDS encoding acyl-CoA dehydrogenase family protein, whose product is MPSIHRNIPDSAGLNAFRADPALRALLKLYLDPETLAALLPRLEEMGARLGGELEELALTADRNPPVLHIRNRIGAPQERIEKHPAYQRLEEIAYGEFGLAAMSHRRGVFGQPEALPPLAKYALVYLFVQAEFGLCCPLSMTDSLTRTLVKFGDPDLVAEYFDQLTSQNMDLAFQGAMFMTEQPAGSDVGAIETTARQDADGTWRLYGDKWFCSNPDADLAMVLARPEGADQGTGALSLFLLPRHLPEGSRNAYRILRLKDKLGTRSMASGEIMLEGAQAHLVGDPGQGFKQMTDMINMSRLANGVRSAGMMRRAVAEALFIARNRNAFGRRLAELPLMRRQLEKMLVTAEQGRSMVFHTARVLQRADGGDAEAARVLRILTPLIKFRTCRDARKVAGDAMEVRGGCGYIEEFSDARILRDSHLGSIWEGTSNIVALDVARATRREGALDALRGHLDTLIAETGSTLPKGLEDAMVRAFELMADVAADKSREAEVRQAASAVYNATSAVILAWEGARIDQDGGATAAGIGSDRTRLAALVLRHKLVPRDPLAKGELAPEDGLLDRALADATPLREAAE
- a CDS encoding YoaK family protein, which encodes MLIRVGEDRTEVIDLALAGLLSSVAGALNAVGFLVAGSFTANMTGNLSSFADEFAGGEVLRALSFAGLILAFVTGAWVAAMAIGWGVRRGQRSVYATVIAGQGALLLALGLVVPVAQADRHMALVVGLSFIMGLQNAVTTLISQARVRTTHVSGMATDIGIELAALTGDAGTRRATLPRLRLHGITLSCFALGGIAGALVFALLGRWLFVATGALLLMLALPEALRARRGF
- a CDS encoding TAXI family TRAP transporter solute-binding subunit, which codes for MTHVNRRQTMALLGAAAATPMAPAILRAKDTPAGLPDTMIWSTYDVGSTGYVEATAIADAMIKNYGTRVRLLPSGSGVGRIIPLKQGKANTAWLANELFFATRGIYDFATPDWGPQNMRTICGRPASFGIVVTQESGIETLEDLRGKRFAYAAANPSVAVKVDTMLASKGLTRDDVEVIEFPSYGDTLRSLTQGQADAAGSALTSAALTELEASPRGIRWLPFDPDDTQAWENMNKIAPIFSPFRETIGVGITGKDPVDVVAYKYPMVTVMHDADPEMTYGFLKALDQSYPDFKDAAPIMERWGIKMSGTTPMDAPLHEGAIRYLQEIGQWSEEQQGWNDRSVAEIEALTAAWPDFVAENKGLDEAEFAAAWDKVRAGATASL